A single Providencia manganoxydans DNA region contains:
- the sctT gene encoding type III secretion system export apparatus subunit SctT, with product MNQEILSFYSSLYFTFQQGLITLAIAWLRIFPTLMFLPFLSNKLLNSGIIKNCVTIYIALGLWPFLSAREISWEDISFVEVVMYELAIGLVIALILALPFMIANVIGELIDTQRGETISSIVDPASGTEASELAVFISYIICMVFLSQGGMLVLAKTFAQSYQLLPFAAGFSQFNSLPLGEWMNQMVVKGVVLAAPILVTLFISEVALGLYSRFCPQLNAFSLSLAIKSFIAFTVFLLYFQNEVPDILVNMISISLLSEVFISPQ from the coding sequence ATGAATCAAGAGATCTTATCTTTCTATTCATCTCTATATTTTACTTTCCAACAAGGATTAATTACGTTGGCCATTGCTTGGCTACGCATTTTCCCAACATTAATGTTTTTACCTTTTTTAAGTAATAAATTACTTAATAGTGGCATTATAAAAAATTGCGTCACTATCTATATTGCGTTGGGCCTATGGCCTTTTTTATCTGCTCGTGAAATATCATGGGAGGATATCAGCTTTGTTGAAGTTGTCATGTATGAATTGGCTATAGGGCTAGTGATTGCGTTGATATTAGCGCTACCATTTATGATAGCTAATGTAATTGGTGAGCTGATTGATACTCAGCGTGGTGAAACTATCAGTAGTATTGTCGATCCTGCCAGTGGAACAGAGGCATCAGAACTTGCTGTCTTTATTAGCTATATCATATGTATGGTGTTTTTGTCACAGGGCGGAATGTTAGTGTTAGCCAAAACATTTGCCCAAAGCTACCAGCTATTACCTTTTGCGGCAGGGTTTTCCCAATTTAATAGCTTACCACTTGGCGAATGGATGAATCAGATGGTCGTCAAAGGGGTCGTATTGGCGGCACCTATTTTAGTGACCTTATTTATTAGTGAAGTTGCTTTAGGTTTATATTCGCGTTTTTGTCCGCAGTTAAATGCCTTTTCATTATCACTGGCGATTAAGTCCTTTATCGCGTTCACTGTTTTTTTACTTTATTTTCAAAATGAAGTGCCTGACATTTTAGTGAATATGATTTCAATTTCACTATTGAGCGAAGTGTTTATATCGCCACAATAG
- a CDS encoding EscS/YscS/HrcS family type III secretion system export apparatus protein, with product MDDIIYSSNKAMLLIVILSAIPVIVATVVGLLVGLIQTVTQLQEQTLPFGIKLLSVFGCLFMISGWLADKVMNYALEVMTTAIPAIGLLG from the coding sequence ATGGATGATATTATTTATAGTAGCAATAAAGCCATGTTGTTAATTGTGATATTGTCGGCTATCCCTGTGATTGTAGCGACAGTTGTCGGTTTATTGGTCGGTTTGATCCAAACGGTGACTCAATTACAAGAACAAACTTTACCTTTTGGCATTAAGTTACTGTCGGTATTTGGGTGTTTATTTATGATCTCAGGTTGGTTAGCCGATAAAGTGATGAACTATGCTTTAGAGGTAATGACCACTGCGATACCGGCAATAGGGTTACTTGGATGA
- a CDS encoding EscR/YscR/HrcR family type III secretion system export apparatus protein, translating to MSIVSNEIPMLAIVSLATLLPFIIAAGTCYLKISIVLIMVRNAMGVQQVPSTMALNGIAMLLSLFIMMPVVQDINQYMREEAVDFGNVESIDNFVDGGLGRYKVYLQKYSDPELINFFESVQQGRSEEELHAEEKQATLFSLLPAYALSEVKSAFEIGFYIYLPFVVIDLVISSILLALGMMMMSPVTISVPVKLILFVAIDGWSLISKGLVMQYLELTQQ from the coding sequence ATGTCGATCGTTTCGAATGAAATCCCTATGCTCGCCATTGTGTCATTGGCAACGTTATTACCTTTTATTATTGCTGCGGGCACCTGTTATTTAAAAATATCGATTGTGTTGATTATGGTACGAAATGCAATGGGAGTACAGCAAGTACCGTCAACGATGGCGCTTAATGGCATCGCGATGTTGTTGTCACTCTTTATTATGATGCCTGTTGTTCAAGATATTAATCAGTATATGCGTGAAGAAGCTGTTGATTTTGGCAATGTGGAATCAATAGATAATTTCGTTGATGGTGGATTAGGGCGTTATAAAGTTTATCTGCAAAAGTATTCAGATCCTGAACTGATTAACTTTTTTGAGTCAGTACAGCAAGGGCGTAGTGAAGAAGAACTGCACGCAGAGGAAAAGCAAGCGACCTTATTTTCATTACTCCCTGCTTATGCATTAAGTGAAGTGAAATCAGCATTTGAGATTGGTTTTTATATTTATCTGCCCTTTGTGGTTATCGATCTCGTTATTTCGAGCATTCTTTTGGCGTTAGGGATGATGATGATGAGTCCCGTGACCATTTCAGTACCTGTAAAACTGATTTTATTTGTGGCGATAGATGGATGGTCTCTGATCTCAAAAGGGTTAGTGATGCAATATCTTGAACTGACCCAACAATAA
- the sctE gene encoding type III secretion system translocon subunit SctE yields the protein MAEIINANISLDRSSLAKVFQQQGISLSGVGTDVAKEMLKASEAVGEFESTEQIKRSKQEGGPRLKEPEANRNYMASFMEAASKIRSILSDGYINELRNQLHELKITSEAVNQHGESLINKFEEETNNIKQKEKQFTSAREEWKHCKTDRKNATNHKVELDKKLTANQQSQITLNNQLASTQKQLDALIRPLTEKDNQKFNKLTQKIDQLKTESVNLQKQEQRLEVQLTQATTQLGALEVKESAAESHYINIGKEISELTKIANVSRESLNVFFEQNQHVDIDGNKWENTLALLTMLTASLKKAMNEDSLNSMKEQEEVMAKISEASRKDSDKKAKEAEEAKRKADEANKAASCASKIFSYIMLAVSVIATVATFGAAAPLTLAVAAIGIAMAVTDIVLEETGNGSIMQHLATAIGSVVTDMLVAFGMSQEEAKKIGSIVGMIVAAVAMLALSLASMGSFVKNIANTIKNVAKMAVNVTKTVVKSTVKAMANAIVNVLKNLLSKIKTLGKAADDAILLTKFTKLADAAEELQSAAKTIKTVKSVNQAAKKADDLKGVVKSADKLTDQSDSIKDVVKATEQVVEQVDDAANAIKASEKLGKQSLLAARVEVGAKGFGVITSVTNAATVGGLRLYGAEQLKELKELLAKMMMNDEIIKALDELLESLIKMLSKQYEVFNDMFTGMLSSLKQSNEQKVNSINLSNYA from the coding sequence ATGGCAGAGATTATCAATGCCAATATTTCGCTTGATCGAAGCAGCCTTGCGAAAGTTTTTCAGCAACAAGGTATTAGCTTATCAGGCGTGGGGACAGATGTTGCTAAAGAAATGCTTAAGGCATCTGAAGCTGTTGGTGAATTTGAATCAACTGAACAGATTAAACGTAGTAAGCAAGAGGGAGGACCAAGGTTAAAAGAGCCTGAAGCAAATCGAAATTATATGGCTTCATTTATGGAAGCGGCATCAAAAATTCGCTCCATCTTAAGTGACGGTTATATCAATGAGTTGCGTAATCAGCTACATGAATTAAAGATTACATCAGAAGCCGTTAATCAGCATGGTGAGTCATTAATCAATAAATTTGAGGAGGAAACCAACAATATAAAACAAAAAGAGAAACAATTTACTAGCGCCCGAGAAGAGTGGAAACATTGTAAAACAGATAGGAAAAATGCCACTAATCATAAAGTGGAATTAGATAAAAAGTTAACCGCAAATCAGCAATCGCAAATAACCCTCAATAATCAGTTAGCGTCGACACAGAAACAGCTAGATGCACTAATTAGGCCATTGACTGAAAAAGATAATCAAAAATTCAATAAATTGACTCAAAAAATAGATCAATTAAAAACAGAATCTGTGAATTTACAAAAACAAGAACAGCGACTCGAAGTACAGTTAACACAAGCAACAACACAGCTAGGGGCATTAGAGGTAAAAGAATCAGCAGCTGAATCTCATTATATAAATATAGGCAAAGAGATTAGTGAATTAACAAAAATTGCTAATGTAAGTCGTGAATCACTTAATGTATTTTTTGAGCAAAATCAGCACGTAGATATTGATGGTAATAAGTGGGAAAACACCCTCGCGCTACTTACCATGTTGACCGCTTCATTGAAAAAAGCGATGAATGAAGACTCACTAAATAGCATGAAAGAGCAAGAAGAGGTGATGGCAAAGATCAGTGAAGCCTCCCGTAAAGATTCTGATAAGAAAGCGAAAGAAGCCGAAGAGGCTAAGCGAAAAGCGGATGAAGCCAATAAAGCCGCTTCCTGCGCTAGTAAAATTTTTAGCTACATCATGTTAGCGGTTTCTGTGATTGCAACAGTGGCAACATTTGGCGCTGCTGCTCCTCTTACCCTTGCTGTAGCGGCGATTGGTATTGCAATGGCAGTAACAGATATTGTTTTAGAAGAAACCGGTAATGGCAGCATTATGCAGCATCTTGCGACTGCAATTGGTAGTGTTGTTACTGATATGTTGGTGGCTTTTGGTATGTCTCAGGAAGAAGCCAAAAAAATTGGTAGTATTGTCGGTATGATTGTGGCGGCCGTTGCCATGTTAGCTCTTTCTCTCGCCTCGATGGGATCCTTTGTTAAAAATATCGCTAATACGATTAAAAATGTGGCCAAAATGGCGGTTAATGTTACTAAAACTGTAGTTAAAAGCACGGTAAAGGCTATGGCTAATGCGATAGTTAATGTGCTTAAAAATTTATTAAGCAAAATAAAAACACTAGGTAAAGCCGCGGATGATGCCATTTTATTGACTAAATTTACAAAATTAGCGGATGCAGCGGAAGAATTGCAAAGTGCGGCAAAAACGATAAAAACAGTAAAATCAGTCAATCAAGCAGCGAAAAAAGCAGATGACTTGAAAGGTGTTGTGAAATCAGCAGATAAACTTACAGATCAGTCCGATAGTATTAAAGATGTAGTAAAAGCGACAGAGCAGGTTGTTGAGCAAGTTGATGATGCTGCAAATGCAATTAAAGCATCAGAAAAACTAGGTAAGCAAAGTTTATTGGCTGCGCGTGTTGAAGTGGGCGCTAAAGGGTTCGGAGTTATCACTTCGGTTACGAATGCTGCAACGGTGGGTGGGCTTCGTTTATATGGGGCAGAACAGTTAAAAGAGTTAAAAGAGTTGCTGGCGAAAATGATGATGAACGATGAAATTATTAAAGCGCTAGATGAGTTACTTGAGTCGTTAATTAAGATGTTATCCAAACAGTATGAAGTGTTCAATGACATGTTTACTGGCATGTTGTCGTCATTAAAACAGTCTAATGAACAGAAAGTAAACTCGATTAATTTATCTAATTATGCTTAA
- the sicA gene encoding type III secretion system translocator chaperone SicA: MSDQEQQNADMDELMEGITSALMSGATYKDIHGISQDMMDGIYAYAYEFYQQGKLKEAETFFRFLSIYDFYNTDYVMGLAAVYQLTKRYEKASELYALAFVLAKDDYRPLFHAGQCNLMLKKSSAALHCFESVCNSSTDNELKAKSQAYLNALRKNLEKLESEQKDSQ; encoded by the coding sequence ATGAGTGACCAAGAACAGCAGAACGCAGATATGGATGAATTGATGGAAGGTATTACTTCTGCATTAATGTCTGGAGCAACCTATAAAGATATTCATGGTATTTCACAAGATATGATGGATGGAATTTATGCATATGCCTATGAATTTTATCAGCAAGGAAAATTAAAAGAGGCAGAAACTTTTTTTCGATTCCTGAGTATCTATGATTTTTATAATACCGATTATGTCATGGGGCTAGCAGCAGTTTATCAATTAACCAAGCGTTATGAAAAAGCTTCTGAGTTATATGCGTTAGCGTTTGTATTAGCTAAGGATGATTACCGCCCATTATTCCATGCTGGTCAATGTAATTTGATGTTGAAAAAAAGCAGTGCTGCTTTGCATTGTTTTGAGAGTGTTTGTAATAGCAGTACCGATAATGAGTTAAAAGCTAAATCTCAAGCCTACCTTAATGCATTAAGAAAGAATCTTGAGAAATTAGAGTCAGAGCAAAAAGACTCCCAATAG
- a CDS encoding EscU/YscU/HrcU family type III secretion system export apparatus switch protein — MAEKTEQPTEKKIKDSAKKGQSFKSKDSVAALVLVVSAYVITGATSLFEIGGMMKRILLSPQNINVDTLLSEFIGIFFKIVLPILLACFLSGTIISLLQSRFRLATEAIKIDFSKLNPIAGIKKIFSLNALKELIKAFLYLIVFSVSASVFFVVWRHDIFLLYRGTINGMIYHWVNLCVTFVVVFLGVALFIIVIDVITEFFLFIKGLKMEKQEVKKEYKDNEGDPHLKSARKGLHQEILSEEVKSNVRNSTFVMANPTHIAMLIYYNDDIAPLPFLLFKSRGSQAKAIIKYAQQQGVPVVRDIPLARKIWRYYTKDSFIDEHCLQDVMQIIHWLVRIELESMGIDIDDESLKLISEQKTIQK; from the coding sequence ATGGCAGAAAAAACAGAACAACCTACCGAGAAAAAAATTAAAGATTCTGCAAAAAAAGGGCAGAGTTTTAAAAGTAAGGACAGTGTTGCTGCACTAGTTTTGGTTGTCAGTGCTTATGTGATCACTGGAGCAACCAGTTTATTTGAGATTGGTGGGATGATGAAGCGTATTCTTTTATCTCCACAGAATATTAATGTTGATACTTTATTAAGTGAATTTATTGGTATTTTTTTTAAAATTGTTCTTCCTATACTACTTGCCTGTTTTCTTTCTGGCACCATTATCTCATTATTACAAAGCCGTTTTCGTCTAGCAACCGAAGCGATAAAAATCGATTTTTCTAAATTAAATCCAATTGCAGGGATCAAGAAAATATTCTCGCTCAATGCATTAAAAGAATTAATAAAGGCTTTTCTTTATTTGATCGTTTTTTCAGTATCCGCATCGGTATTTTTTGTAGTTTGGCGACACGATATTTTTTTGCTCTACCGTGGCACGATTAATGGCATGATTTATCATTGGGTTAATCTGTGCGTTACCTTTGTCGTGGTATTTTTGGGGGTCGCACTATTTATTATTGTTATTGATGTAATCACTGAATTTTTTCTGTTTATTAAAGGATTAAAAATGGAAAAGCAAGAAGTGAAAAAAGAATACAAAGACAATGAAGGTGATCCTCATTTAAAAAGTGCTCGTAAGGGACTTCATCAGGAGATACTGTCTGAAGAAGTGAAATCCAATGTACGTAATTCAACTTTTGTTATGGCAAATCCAACTCATATTGCTATGTTGATTTACTATAATGATGATATTGCACCATTACCTTTTTTATTATTTAAAAGTCGAGGTTCGCAAGCTAAAGCGATTATTAAATATGCACAGCAGCAGGGTGTTCCCGTTGTTCGTGATATCCCATTAGCACGTAAGATATGGCGCTATTATACAAAAGACAGCTTTATTGATGAACACTGCTTACAGGATGTTATGCAAATTATTCATTGGTTAGTGCGTATCGAATTAGAAAGCATGGGAATAGATATTGATGATGAATCACTGAAATTGATAAGTGAACAAAAAACTATTCAAAAATAA
- a CDS encoding FliM/FliN family flagellar motor switch protein: MLNIRRISQQAIQARIWQQRYQPDLGVITPKQGSRYFQLELVSTNEKVQALVDVEAWCEHHWPSLTHYAWSSLDNANLVSLFHSEYRETLFFSEHFRCGAFEIIDYGCTKQDWFCVQEPLLGYVLLSVPIEGLVEKPPQQTLLNELKLQADWVLGGSYISIGLLQSITLHDVFCIQHLQLCLSISGRFIARFQKQQEGQFMIEEMIDLQSEDSEQTQVEDFTQEIIQPFDINGMSVKLTFVLGHSEIAINELANIQPGTVYSIGENKEREVKVYANKQLIAEGELIYIGDSDELGLEITRLASLGNKGL, from the coding sequence ATGTTGAATATTCGTCGTATTAGCCAACAAGCAATCCAAGCCCGCATTTGGCAACAACGTTATCAACCGGACTTGGGTGTAATAACACCCAAGCAAGGCTCGCGCTATTTTCAACTTGAATTAGTGAGTACGAATGAAAAAGTGCAAGCTTTGGTGGATGTGGAAGCATGGTGTGAACACCATTGGCCATCATTAACACACTATGCATGGTCATCACTTGATAATGCGAATTTAGTCAGCTTATTCCATTCTGAATATCGAGAAACTCTTTTTTTCTCCGAGCATTTCCGTTGTGGAGCATTTGAAATCATTGATTATGGTTGCACTAAACAAGATTGGTTTTGTGTTCAAGAACCTTTGCTTGGTTATGTGTTGTTATCGGTTCCTATTGAAGGTCTAGTCGAAAAACCACCACAACAAACTTTATTGAACGAATTGAAATTACAGGCCGATTGGGTCTTGGGGGGCAGTTATATCAGCATTGGGCTTTTACAGTCTATTACGCTACATGACGTGTTTTGCATCCAGCATTTGCAGCTATGTCTGTCAATCTCAGGGCGTTTTATTGCTCGCTTTCAAAAACAACAAGAAGGTCAATTTATGATTGAAGAAATGATTGATTTGCAATCGGAAGATAGTGAACAAACACAGGTTGAAGATTTTACACAGGAAATAATACAACCTTTTGATATCAATGGAATGTCGGTAAAACTGACATTTGTGTTAGGACACAGTGAAATTGCTATTAATGAATTAGCTAATATCCAACCGGGAACGGTGTATTCGATTGGTGAAAATAAAGAACGCGAAGTGAAAGTGTATGCCAATAAACAACTGATTGCTGAAGGTGAGCTTATTTATATTGGTGATAGCGATGAATTGGGCTTAGAAATTACTCGTCTTGCTAGCCTAGGTAATAAAGGGTTATAG